A region of Gracilinanus agilis isolate LMUSP501 chromosome 3, AgileGrace, whole genome shotgun sequence DNA encodes the following proteins:
- the LOC123239995 gene encoding calnexin-like, whose amino-acid sequence MFGPDKCGEDYKLHFIFRHKNPKTGIYEEKHAKRPDTDLKTYFTDKKTHLYTLVLNPDNSFEILVDQMVVNSGNLLNDMTPPVNPPQEIEDPNDQKPEDWDERPKIPDPDAVKPDDWDETAPAKIPDKDATKPEGWLDDEPEYVSDPDAETPEDWDEDMDGEWEAPQTANPKCESAPGCGVWQRPTIDNPNYKGKWKAPMIDNPNYQGIWKPRKIPNPDFFEDLEPFKMTPFSTVGLELWSMTSDIFFDNFIICADRAVADDWANDGWGLKKAADGVAEPGVMGQMFEAAEERPWLWVVYILTVALPLFLVVLFCCSGKKQPSAAEYKKTDAPQPDVKEEEEEEEKEEEKEKKDEEEETEEKLEEKQKSDAEEDEDRKPKAEEDEVLNRSPRNRKPQRDSKNLRT is encoded by the coding sequence ATGTTTGGTCCAGATAAATGTGGAGAGGACTATAAGCTGCACTTCATCTTTAGGCATAAAAACCCAAAGACAGGCATCTATGAGGAAAAGCATGCTAAGAGACCAGATACAGATCTGAAGACCTACTTTACTGATAAGAAAACACATCTGTATACATTAGTCTTGAATCCAGATAATAGCTTTGAAATATTAGTTGATCAAATGGTTGTGAATAGTGGGAACCTTCTGAATGATATGACTCCTCCTGTGAATCCTCCCCAGGAAATTGAGGATCCAAATGACCAGAAGCCTGAGGACTGGGATGAGAGGCCAAAGATACCAGATCCTGATGCTGTCAAACCAGATGACTGGGATGAGACTGCTCCTGCTAAGATTCCAGATAAGGATGCTACAAAACCTGAAGGCTGGTTGGATGATGAGCCTGAATATGTATCTGACCCAGATGCAGAGACGCCAGAGGATTGGGATGAAGATATGGATGGAGAATGGGAAGCTCCCCAAACTGCAAACCCAAAATGTGAATCAGCCCCTGGTTGTGGTGTCTGGCAAAGACCTACCATTGACAATCCCAATTACAAGGGCAAATGGAAAGCACCTATGATTGATAATCCTAACTACCAGGGAATCTGGAAACCAAGGAAGATTCCAAACCCAGATTTCTTTGAAGATCTAGAGCCTTTCAAAATGACTCCTTTCAGTACTGTGGGTCTGGAGCTGTGGTCCATGACATCAGATATCTTTTTTGACAACTTTATTATTTGTGCAGACCGAGCAGTTGCAGATGATTGGGCCAATGATGGGTGGGGTCTGAAGAAAGCTGCTGATGGGGTTGCAGAGCCTGGTGTAATGGGGCAAATGTTTGAAGCAGCTGAAGAACGTCCATGGCTTTGGGTGGTCTATATTCTCACTGTGGCCTTGCCGTTGTTCCTTGTGGTCCTCTTCTGCTGTTCTGGAAAGAAACAACCCAGTGCTGCAGAGTATAAGAAGACAGATGCTCCTCAACCAGatgtgaaggaagaggaggaagaagaggagaaagaggaggaaaaggagaagaaagatgaagaagaggagactgaagagaaacttgaagagaagcaaaaaagtgATGCTGAAGAGGATGAAGACAGAAAACCTAAAGCAGAGGAAGATGAAGTTTTGAACAGATCACCCAGAAACAGAAAGCCACAAAGAGATTCAAAGAATTTAAGAACTTGA